One stretch of Vicinamibacteria bacterium DNA includes these proteins:
- a CDS encoding prepilin-type N-terminal cleavage/methylation domain-containing protein, protein MIRLRTHDHDGFSLIEVLVAMLVTLIVMASVFALLQKGQRSFRREPQVTDMTASARAGVDWISRDLAIAGFAAPPNIAIMWFDGGGPATAPNPDELTIVYSDPEVPWCRPKPCGSGGGGGQGKGGQGKGGQGGGGGGPCNTIGMSSVLNVDPDSFSYPPGDFEQVYHDGQMLMAIQGPNGDPACDNVAPGIYPFELTSDPKCTGAGGANSGPEGCATLQLSHNPQGEMDINVPGGFQRQVSADCAIIGWFHMVQYRVNPLPPTPNPALERRDIILGEPWTPVSNNIENLQVQYAQGVSELFEDEPALVPLGGDPNTWITQVRFTVTGRSESTNLEGGTRGVFDPNDTHIRRSFTTTMSLRNQLMQASNMGIAWN, encoded by the coding sequence ATGATACGCCTTCGAACTCATGACCACGACGGGTTCTCGTTAATTGAGGTGCTGGTCGCGATGTTAGTTACGTTGATTGTAATGGCCTCAGTCTTTGCGCTCCTGCAAAAGGGCCAGAGAAGCTTCCGGAGAGAGCCTCAGGTGACCGACATGACCGCCAGCGCGCGCGCCGGCGTCGATTGGATCAGCCGGGACCTGGCCATCGCGGGGTTCGCCGCGCCACCGAATATAGCCATCATGTGGTTCGACGGGGGCGGCCCGGCGACCGCACCCAATCCGGATGAGCTCACGATCGTCTACTCCGATCCCGAGGTTCCCTGGTGCCGGCCAAAACCCTGTGGGTCCGGCGGCGGGGGTGGCCAGGGCAAAGGCGGTCAGGGCAAGGGCGGTCAGGGTGGCGGAGGAGGAGGACCCTGCAACACCATCGGGATGTCCTCAGTGCTAAACGTCGATCCTGACAGCTTTTCCTACCCTCCGGGTGACTTCGAGCAGGTTTATCACGACGGGCAGATGCTCATGGCGATTCAGGGTCCCAATGGAGACCCAGCTTGCGACAACGTGGCCCCGGGCATCTACCCGTTCGAGCTCACGAGCGATCCGAAATGCACGGGTGCGGGCGGTGCGAATAGCGGTCCCGAAGGCTGCGCCACGCTGCAATTGAGCCATAACCCTCAAGGAGAGATGGACATCAACGTGCCCGGCGGGTTTCAGCGCCAGGTGTCCGCCGACTGTGCCATCATCGGCTGGTTCCACATGGTCCAGTACCGGGTCAACCCCTTGCCCCCGACACCCAATCCCGCGCTCGAGCGTCGGGACATCATCCTCGGGGAGCCCTGGACTCCGGTCTCGAACAACATCGAGAACCTCCAGGTGCAGTACGCGCAGGGAGTAAGCGAGCTTTTCGAAGACGAGCCCGCGCTCGTTCCCCTTGGTGGGGATCCCAACACTTGGATCACGCAAGTCCGCTTCACCGTGACCGGACGGAGCGAGAGCACGAATTTGGAGGGTGGGACCCGAGGCGTCTTCGACCCCAATGACACCCACATCCGGCGCAGCTTCACGACGACGATGAGCCTGAGAAACCAGCTCATGCAGGCGTCGAATATGGGGATTGCCTGGAACTGA